A region of the Longimicrobium terrae genome:
GCCCTCGCCGCCGAACCCACGCTCTTTCGGACATGAGCGTGGACAAGGAGCAACACGCCTGCGCCTGCGGCCGATGACGTGAACGGGATGAGGCACGACACGGGCGGACGAGCCGCGAACGGTCTCCACTGAGCGGATGATCAGCCGCTCTGAAAACAGGAGCCCCGGCCCGGCGCTGTTCGCGCACGGTTCGGGGCTCCAGTTGCGCCTGGGCGCCGCTCAGACTCGCAGGTACAGTCCGCGGAGGCGGACTTCGTGTCTTTCGAGGCGCGGTTTCAACCGCCGGGCCGAAACCGATCGACCGTGTCCGATCAGCCCTGCCCCTGCCTACGAGTGACGCGCGTCAGTTCTTCCCCGAGATGTCCGGCTCCCCCTCGGGCCCGATCATCTCCGTGAGCACGCGCCGGCTCGCCGCGAGAAAGCGGTCGCTCAGCGTGGGATCATCCACCGCGCGGGCGAGCATCATCGCACCCGCCAAGCCCGCCATCACCACCATCGCCATCTCTTCGCGATCCGCCTCCTCCACGTGGGCGGGGAGCGCGTTCTGCGTGCGCTTCAGCATGCGCTTCACCTGGCCGGTAAAGGCAGCCCGCACCTCCGGCGCCTGGCGCGGGATTTCACCCGCCAGTGGCGGCATCAGGCAGCCCGCGCCGGGCTCGTCGCGGTGTGTGCGGCTCAGGTAGGCGCGCACGTAGGCGGCGAGCTTCTGGTCCGCCGGCGCGCTCTCCGCCGCCGCGCCCAGCGAAGCGTGCGACTGGTTCACCGCGCACCCGCACGCCTCGGCGACCAGCGCGTCCTTGTTGGGAAAGTGCGCGTAGAAGCCGCCATGAGTGAGCCCGGCGCTGGACATCACATCCGCCACGCTCATCCCGTCCACACCCTTTTC
Encoded here:
- a CDS encoding TetR/AcrR family transcriptional regulator, producing MTRYPAGHRERTRQQILDAAARVLREKGVDGMSVADVMSSAGLTHGGFYAHFPNKDALVAEACGCAVNQSHASLGAAAESAPADQKLAAYVRAYLSRTHRDEPGAGCLMPPLAGEIPRQAPEVRAAFTGQVKRMLKRTQNALPAHVEEADREEMAMVVMAGLAGAMMLARAVDDPTLSDRFLAASRRVLTEMIGPEGEPDISGKN